The Girardinichthys multiradiatus isolate DD_20200921_A chromosome 23, DD_fGirMul_XY1, whole genome shotgun sequence DNA segment ATCATAGCACCTTTTAGTTGATTCAGTAGAAATGCTCATATACTCAGCTGACATTGGGTGTCTCTTCCACTGTTAATTTGTGGATCTAATTTTGAAACATTTGGGAACCAGAGCTTTAAAGGAAATTGTATagcaaaaaaaactttaaatttcaaaGATTAGTTCCAATGCATGTGTCTGAATTATGTCAGAATAATTTTATCTTTAATTCTGAGAAAGACCTAACTATTAAAAATACGCAAGTTTATTAGAAAAATGAAGCATCTCAGTCATAAAATGTGTAGGAGTCTATATTTTTCTAATGATAAATCTTCCACCCATTAGTTTAACTTTAACAAAGTAAAATAAGTGAAAAtgctaaatatttaaacttaTATCACACAAGCTCTTTTGACAGTTGTGTAGCATATAGTGCGTTGTTGGTAACAGAATCTGACTCAGTCCTGACTGAAAAGAAACACATTACACCACTGTCTTGTGAGAAATTTATCAGTGCAATCCTGAATGTCTCTAAACAAAAGGACAGCTAATGCTAGAGCTGTTGAGGAAGCGAGATCAGCTGGGAGCTGCAAGTCTTTGGCAGTTAAATACGCTCCCAGATCCCTCTCGCTTCAACCCATGTCTTTGGTTTTCCCTTGTCCCATTTTCAAATCTACTTTCCTTTGATTCATTTGCATACCTCTCTGTTCTCCTCCTcaatcttcctttcttttcccaAATACAGGAGAAATGACCCAGCTGGCTAAGAGTCAAGAATCAGTCTGGCAAATGAAAGGAGTGAAGCTGCCTACAGTGACGATGGATTCAATCAGAAAACACACTAAAATGAAGCTGTGTTGCATTGCTTTGGAAATGTCTTCATacccattgaactttttcacatttaatcaCATTAGAACCGCAAACCTTAATGTTTCGAGATtttatgacagaccaacacaaagtagtgcataagagaaggaaaaataacatcttttgaaaatactttacaaataaaaatcatcatGCGCTTTTGTATTCACCCCCCTTTACTGATACCTCCAAATAAAATCTAAGCttagctgtgtgtaatttaatttcatataAATCTAgctcttctgtgaaggcctcagagatttgtttgAGAGCATAAGTGAGCAAACTGCATTTCAAATACCAAAAAACACGACAGTTCAGAAACACCATGGTGTCGAAGTTTAAAACACGTTACGTTGTAAAGCATGTaccccaagctttaaacatctcagtgTCCTATCCAATCAAAATGGAAAGAAGAGGgaacaactgtaaacctaccaagacatggccatccagcTAAACTGACAAACTGGgaaaggacagcattaatcagagaagcatccAAGATGCCAGCggtaactctggaggggctgcagagatccacagctcagatgggagaatctgtttacaataaagaaagctataagaagtccagtttgcaTTTTGCCAAAACCACTAGGACGGTCCCCTACCAGCAGGGCAAAGCATATTCATCTGCAGAACTCACTGTTTTGTGGTGGTCTCTCACGTAAAAAGAACAATACAATACATTGAAAATTTGAACTTTCAGGTGAAATTTATGCttataatgtgataaaatgtgaaaaagttggaGGGGTATGAAGGCCTTTGCAATGTACTGCACACTTTCTTTTACACAATCAATAGGAAATTTCCTTctcttatttgttatttttaagagACAGAGAAGCCAACATGCCGttataaaatgtctttattgtGACACTGGATAGACACAATGAGAGTCTGCCTCCTGTACTGCACATACACAGATATGTTTCGCTTTTCAGCCACGTTTCACCACAGTGTTGAAAAAAGCAGTTTATCATCACATTGTGGCCTTTGTAAATCACTGCTGCTCTTGTTTAACGTCTTAGCGCCAAGACTCCCCACACTCCTGTTGAATGTTGAACCTCAAGGCCATTCTTGGGGGTAAAGACAAACAATGGAGCCTGGAATCTTACGCACGAGGCCCGTCTTTCCATGTGTGTGCTAATGACTGACCCTGGTACTCCGGTGTTGCCACAGCATGCCGGAGAACGGTGCCAGAAGAAACCTGCCTGTGGCTTTGTTTGTTTGGGAGGCTCCGCTGACAGCGTGTCCTCTTCTCTGAGGACAAAATGTGGCCTCATTCAAAAATCATCTCTTATCCCAGAAGGAAGCCACTTCTATGTTTCACAACTTTAATGGGGCTTGTCAGTGACGCATTTATCTAGGCCACACAGAGATTTGGTTTATGCTGAAGTAATAGGCATTTGATAATGCTTcgataaaaaggaaaatatgagtcagagttcatgaaatgacatttgtttatttgctgCTATACCTACATAGACATGACCCTGACTGTTATCCAAGTCTAATCGCCGATAGCTTTGCTGTCTGTGAATGCGTTCAGGCAAAagactgaaaacaaaatctgttctGATTCAGCAGAATCGGGCAAGCTGTTGCACCGCAGGAAGCCTTAAACACTGCACAGGTTCGTCACTTAACTTTGAATCCAGTCGTCTTCAGTTTTGACTGTGTGGTGTAAATGGGTCAGTTATTGGCAACAAAACAAGGGCTTTGTAAACTGCTTTAAGAGAGCTCGTTATCTATGCATGTCCTCGATTCTGTCTTGGCTCAGTTTTCTGGTCAAGTGCTCTATAAGAGACCAagctgagaaaaacaaaatgattaaaaaatatgcaaaaaaagagagaagcagatggaaacatgaaaaacagaGCCTGAGGGAAGAGAGCTAAACATTTAATGGGAAGTAGGGTTCCTTTCCAATGACTTTTCTGTTACTGGGGAAGGCTAAGAGGAAATTTTGATTTATCTTATGACTGAGCAGCatttttgatgaaaatgaaaaaaatgaacagTGATGCGGGTGACCTTAGACACTCTTAGACAGCACTCTGTGccattaattttgtttgttttaaataaaaaatataccagaataaaaagagagcaggtttttatttaagaaaccaCTTTCCCTTCTGCTAACTTTCAATAAAACCTACACACTGCAACAGGTTTAACACACTGACTCAGGGATCCAAGACGTTGCATCACACTGAAACACAATGTTGTGATGTTTAAACCTTTCAGAAAACAGTTATGGTCACCAAGATATTAAGATATAACATTTACAGCTCAGACTGAATCCTGCTCCTTGACTTTTTATCAAATCAAATTAATCTTGTTGTTAACTTTAAGCTACTAATCTTTTTGCCCTAGAGAATCTACAGACTGTTTTTAGCATATTTGACATTATCAGCTGGATGCATAATtgactttaaatatatttagtcTGAGGTATCTGACAATGCAGAGCTGTCCTGATGCCAGATCTGACACTCTGGTTGTACAGCTTAAAGTTATATTTCATGATTTCTACAGTATGAttctgttaaaaggttataAACAATTAATATACTACTTTACTTGAAGTAAATAACTTTCTTGGTGTcttcatttaataaaaatccaGAAGAGCAGGGCCCCACAGACTAAAGCTAATAGCTAATCTGACAGGGGCCAAGACTAAAGTGGACTCCTACCTCCGTAAAACAACTCCAGTCTCTAAAACATCTTGACAGTTTATGCATGAGCTaatttttaaacctttaaaccGTTGTTCCCTTTACACTAGGCGATTATTTATAGAGAAGCAGATGATTAATTACAGAAGAAATGGTAAGGTTCATAAAAAAAGAGTTTTCATAAATGACTAAGATGTTTTGGGGAATACATTGTTTTAAGAAAGTAGAAGTCTGCTTTAATCTTGGCCCCTCTTACCATTAGCTTCAGCCTCCAGGACAAACTAATTTGGATTCATGCTGAATTTAAACGGGAGAGATATTAACCTACAGACAGAACCTCCGTTAAAAATTCGGAACTATCCTTTTAAGTAGCACCCCGCTTATGCTGTATTTACAGTAACCTTTGCTACAGTGGTGACAAGACAATAGGCTTTGTCTGCCGACAGGGTAATCCTATCTCTGCTGGGCATTCACTGACAGTAAGTGAGCACAATCATCAAATATGCAGAACCTTCAAATAATACTAAACCGATTATTcagaatattgttttttatctaaaaacatGTCCAGCTATGGAGACTACAGCAAGAAGTGGTGGTATAGGGCTTTCACAAGACGTGATTTAGAGTAGAAAAGGAGCTctttaaagtttaatttaagataaaaaaaattaagaacgGAAATCATACATTTGTTTCCTCTAAACTCGGTAAATATTATCCACTatatcaatcaatcaataaatctttttttattttctcacacTATAAGattgtttaatgtttaaacttTTCCATGTAGGACCTCTGCTTGTATATTTGCCACAAAACCAGCCTTTTTCTCAAATATAAACTCCACACACAATCAGCTTTCTATTCTCCCTTCTTTCAACATAGATTTGCTGCATTTCCCCCCAGTCCGCAATGCCGTAGAAAGCCTcatccattttaaaacaacagccGCACAGATCAAATACGGCACATTCCCATACCACATGGCACTGgtcacatttaataaaataaataaaaaataaaaacgaagGAAATTAGATTACAGTCCTGTCTTGTGCTGGGGCTGCTCGTGTCCCTCAAGGCTGATAAGATGTCCAATTATTTGGTAATTTAGTTCAGAGGAGTTCGAATAAGTCCGAATCTGCTTGAGTAAGGAGGGGAAGTGTAGCTTTGTACATTACTACAACTCTTTCAGCCCTTTTCTTTATGCCATTACGACTTGAGTTTAATAGACAACTCAGGGCATGATTTTAAGAAAAATTGGCTCTTGGATACAGTATTGTGCTTCATCAGGGCAAATGCAATAGTTATTTATATGTAGGATACAAAGGAGCATAATACACAGAAGGTAACAGTCTCAGCAGAGATGGGTGGCTGTGGCTGAGTTTTGGGGACTACAACTAGATGGCGGGCGACGGAAGAGAGGGCAGAAGCTGGACTTGAGGATGACCGGGGTGGATTTAGGGTTGAAGGGGAAAGCTTCAGACTGGACTTGCagaggagggggggggggtatgAAGAGTCAAAGCAACGGCTGGGTACTGTTGGAAGGATCAAAGCTGGAGGCTGCAAAGAACAATGGGAGGACACAACATCTACAGTACATCTACTGGACCAAAGCCATCAGAGAAAGACAGGATGGCTGGAGGCTGGAGGAGAGGGGAGTAGTCTCTTGGAGACCGGGTGAAGGGGGGCCAGGGGAAATAAAGCCGATAGTCTCACTCACGGTAGAAAACATATTCAGTGTAGCTGGTCCAGATCTTGTCGTCTGTCTGCTCATGGGCAAAGGCGCAGGTTCCTGTGGAGTTGCAGGCTACCATGTGAAAGCCTGCGTCTGCCAGCTTATCAAAGGCCTGCTCCAGAAAGGTGAACTTTAAATAGTAGCGCGAGGTGTAGCGTTCAGGGGGGCGGTCCGGGTCACGGCTCTCGTTTAGGGTCTCCCCGAACACCTCCTTGGCCAGGGAGGTCTTCCCGCACACCATGATCCGGGCCACCCGGCGGAACTTCGCGTCTGTGTGGCTGTCACGGCCAAGAGTGTACGAGCCCCGGTAGCCGATGGTGATGAACCCAGAGCGCTTTCCGTCCATGGCACCGGGGACTAGGCTGGCGCAGGCGGCCGCTGCGGCCCCCAGCGAGCCCAGGCTGCGCGCTGAGTCGATCCCGGGTGAGGAGTCCTCCGGGTCGCTTGGACACCCCTCGTCCCCCAGCGAGTTCTGCTTGCTGATTTTAGGTGCCAGCAGCTTTACGAGCTCCGGCAGGTTGAAAAACTCAGCCTCCCTCTGCAGACGCCCGCGCTCTGGGAAGTGGTCCGGGAGAACCAGTTGCTGGTCCCGCATGTAGTCCAGGATGTACCGGAACAGGAAGCCATCGCGGTCCACAAAGAAACGACCCTTGGTGTCCCTGGCCAGCCCTTTGGCTGACTTCCGGCTGAACATCTCCCACAGCAGAGAGTCTGGCACGCTTGTGAGGGTGGAGTAGCGAGTGATGTAGACCTGTCCACCAACATTCAGCTCTATTATTTCTGGGAAAGGGATAACCTCCTCCCCAGATATACCACTGTCCGGCAAAGCCATAGAGGCAGCTGTGCAAAGATAGCTGCAGAGAAAAGTTCAGAAGCTTTACAATGAATCAGAGTTTAAGGTCCTGCGGTTGCGGAGCAGCTTAAAACTGTGTTGCGCAATCGGCCTGCGCCTCCAAGAAAATAGAGAAGAAACAAAAGCTAGGACAAACTCACTACACTAACTAAAGAGTTTCTCTGTAACTGCTAGAACATTACGTCAATTACTTCACTCCGTTGTGTCGATGCCACTCATgcacaaatgaaaatgtatcctgAAGATAAAATTGTTGTCTCTCCGCGCAGGAAATCCACCGCTTGCACAACTGATCATAACGACTTCTCCTCTTTCGTTAATATCACGGGGCTGGCCTGGGGCAAATAGGATCAGGTGGCCCAACTTCAATTAGGCAATCCATAGTTGGAGAGAGCCGGAGTTGTCCTGCAACGAACCAGCCCGGAGACGAGGATCGATCTTGAAGATGCAGTAACAAAAAGGTGACGGAGTCCAAAAAATTATCTGTTTCTCTCCTGTTTGTCTCCCATCACCCGGATCCAGACCCAGATGGTCAGCGGTTCAGCTCCGCTACTCAGACTGCAACGTAACGGAGAACACAGGCGTTATTCTTCACGGCTAGCCACGCCCACCACGGTGACGCGCCGCTCCTCTGATCCAGATCCCGTCTGCCGAGAATAGCAGCTTCCAACCCGGCAGAACTTTCCCGACTGGAGAAACTGTAATGTTGGCCAGGGTTACCCAATGGTATATTTATGTAAAGTTATTTACGTCATTTTTTCATCTCTCGACAAAATTATGTCATCACAATCTAAAGTCTCATCTTTCTGCACTTCCTAATTGGTACTCAGATTACTACTCACATCCATTCACAAATTTACAGGCGCTTGAAAATTTTAATGCATgtgatctttaaaaaaaatatatatatatatatatcgttGATGGTGCCTCACATGCAGATGGGAGAACAGCGACATCTAGTGAAAACTCGACATGTACTTCATTTTAAAGTAATGATCATTTTCACCACTCATAATTGAAAGTATATAATCATAGTATTTTAAGGcacacatctacagactgagaTCTCTTAATAAAGCAGAACATATTCTAGCTGATCAAAAGCATCCACTTTCtattaaacacagaaatatttatttaagagttttatttctgttcattttgaggATTACAGATTACAGttaattaaaacccaaaatccaGTTTAGGAACATcatttgaattgaactgatgCAGTAAATCGTGTTAAAGGAGCCCGGGCCAACAATGAAGTCCTTCAACCGTACAGTTGATGAAGATTTTTTTCACTTAGCTGACATTTctcttatttaaacatttattttattgatcttatgccATATAGCGGTATTAAAGGTGAAATTTGGATTTTCCTTAGCTATAAGTTATAATCACTGAAATTAACAGAATATATCTCTGCATAtcatttcactttttgaactgaattactgaacTAAATTCACTTttcagggctgcacagtggagcaggtggtaacactgttgccttgcagcaagaaggtcctgggttcaactctgggccaggggtctttctgcgtggagtttgcatgttctccctgtgcatgtgtgggttccctctgggtactccagcttcctcccacagtccaaaaacatgagttAAGTGAATTAGtctcaattgcccttagatgtaaATGGTTGTTtgcctgtgttgccctgtgatggactggtgacctgtccagggtgtacttcACCTGTAGCCCGCTGGAGATGGGCAACAGCTGCCCCGCGACCCCGTAGAAAATCGAAGGAAATTCACTTTTCAATATTAGCTGTATGTCTCTTATGTCCTTCATTATAAGGTGACCATGATTGGTTTgagaaaacaagataaaacagcaGTTCATAccaacacaatttcttaaattagcgtttaaaaggaaaatgggttttaaaatgtaattgctCTAGTTTAGCAGGCCTAAACACTATAAGTGTTGAATGTTTCTCTCATGGAAAGATGTTTAACTTATCATGGATTTATTACAATATTTTCAGTAAATACATAACTATCATACATTATTGAGTAAGAAGCAGAGGATGAGTTGCAGACGTTGTGGATGTTGATTGTTTTTATACTGTCTATCATTAAAGTTAGGTGCTCATGTTTGGATGGAAATTGTATTATTCTTTAACTATACTAATGTAAAAGGACAATGTCATTTGTTCACTCACTGAAAAATAATCCCCTAAAAGggacaataaattaaatattgtatACAATATCCTATTCACTTTACTGGAATTTGTGACCTTTTGTGCGCAGAAGTATTTATGAGCAAAGGCTGATGCTGCTGCAGAAGTTTCTTTGAGAAAGGTATCAGTGTTCACCTGGCCTAAGGATGCAGCTTTATCGagtgttttcagttttcatcCGATGTAGAAACTCAAAACATTTAGGCTGCTGACACTTAGGATTTACTCCCATTTGGCCTCAACTTTTTTTGAAAATGGTGagatgatttttaattaaaatactcCAACTTTCTGCTTATTATTCAGGCCTGGCTTTCAGGAAGTATTGGTCAGAATTTGCACAGCTGTCATTAAAGAAACAATAATGTAAAACCTTTCTTTAGAGCTTCGGCTAACCAGACATTCCTCTCTCCGGTGGTGCTCTTCAGTACATTCTGGGGGACCCAAAGGCATTCCTGGGTCAGAAGGGATATGAAGTCCCTCAGATGATTGAAGTTTACTTCCAGTGAAATGTGCCTAAAAGGggttttttaataattaaagcaaCAACTATATTATGATGACTACAGCAATAGTCTGGGATTAGCTTGGTCTTGATTTTGCCTCCCTCAAAGTCTTAATTTTCTCTTGCTCTTATCTTGGACGTGACTGGGTCTTGGGTTAGATGGTCTGGAGTTGGAGTTTGTTTAAAATGGTCATAGTCTGGTCTTAGCCCTAAAGTTTAGTCTCCCAGTCCAAATAATTTGGATTTCTACCAAATGAAATTTCCCAAAGTTAGCTATTACTGCAGGTAAGATGCTAACTGCCTATGTTTTGACAGAAACTTAAACCGAAGATTCTGAACAATCCTTTTAGGCAATCTGCCTCTTACATTTCTATACAGTCATGTATTCCATCCAGCACACCCATTTCTGACTAATAATTGGGCAAATTTCGTCCATCTCCAGCCAATCTGGCACCGATTTCCCTAAGGAACTCACAATCTCCAGCTGGCTCGCAACGCTGCACACTCGTCATTAGCAATCTGCATTGAACGATGGCGGTTATGTGGGCCATTATAGAGGCTGGATGTGACGTAGCAATGCTTTTCAACAGTGAGACAAATTGATGACACTCCTCAAGCTCCATCTGCATTTAGTCCTCACTGAAATTAGCAAGGGTGACTTCAAAATCTTGCAGAACCAAAGCACACGCTCAACACCTGAATAATGTTGTAATCAGGGGCAACTACTAACTTGTTGCAGTAGATAAAAGCTGTATTGTCACAATGCAGTAACTAATTCAATGAACTTCATAGAAATGGATGTTTAGTGGTGGCTTCATCATTATAATCACATCCACACCACAGCCCACTGATACtcagaaacacagacaaaatGACTGCATCAAATGAATTGGTTTGACCTTCTGAAGCATCTGGATTATTTGAGTACCTCTGTCAATTTTCATCACATTGATGGCCTTCTGAAGCTGATGGgtgtgtatgtctgtgtgtgtgtgggtaaaGCAGGCTTGCAACCTTTAAGGGATGATTGTTATGAtaagacagcagaaaaaaaaaatgcttagaATTGCACGGATTTAGAGAAAATGAAACCAAAGGGGCACCTAATATGGGCTTTTTGGTTTATGCAGTAACAACAGAAGTTATTCGGAGAGGATTTTATGGATATGGCTATATACTGATTTGCATATCGCCACGGCTTTCTGCTGACAGCGGCACCAGCAGGTGATTTATGTGGTGTTTTGTGGGATCAACAGAAATGAGAAGGCTGTTGAATCTGTATTGTAAGATGCTGGTGGTGTCTATGTGGTCTGCAAAGCCTCATTGCCCTCTGTATGAGAAGTAATTTGTCTTTCACGCCAGGTGATATGGAAGTGAAACAAGACACCCCCCGCATAACAGTCTAGAGATTTGCAACGTGTATTCTGCTGCAAGACGACTAAGCAGCTCTGAGCGAATGCaggttttggatttttttttttttaatggtccAAGGCCAACTGAAAACATCGAAGCTAGGCACAAGTGCAGCAGCCCAACACCAGCTACTCCTTTCCTTCAGTGAATACACCCATATCCTTTGATGTCTTTCCTTTTTACAGTATGACAAATAGGATCTTCTCTTTAAACATGCAATGAATCTTTTGTCGAGTAGCGGTTGCCCTTATCTCCTACTGCCAGTTTTGAAGAGTAAAGAACATACATGAGATGGTTTAGGTCTGGAGGTATTGCTACTTAAAACTCAATGACGTGAGGAAAtcccatttaaaataaacctttctCATATTGGAGGTGCTATGAGTCTTGTAGCAAAGTGTAATTATCTTGCATTGACTTCTTGCACGAGTGTTTTCggtttttttaatctttcataGAAGGAGAAAGTGCTTAATTGGCCAAGCTTGTGCaaggaaaatagaaaaatggGTGCTTTGTCCTTTCTATTAGTGTGATTGTGCAACAGCCATATGTGCAAATAATAGGcccttttaaaaatgaaaagtaataaaaattgaTGCCATCATTTCTTTTCGCATGGCTGGTTTCAGAGGTTTGTTCATGTTGCTCGCTGAAacacctttgttttttttccccattatgTTCCATTATTCTGGCTGTTTTAAactaaattttaaaaatcaataatGTACTTGTTTTCATTACACCAtattcaaaacaaaagaaatcccaCACTAGTCTATTAGGCATTTCATGTAAAGGCCCTTCAACAACCAGCATGGTAAACAGTGATTAGCAAAGAGGTGCTGGATATATATTGCATTACATCAAAGCAAAAATCAATATGTATTGAAACTATTTTAGTGAAGAATAAAGAAAGATTTGatgaagtattcatacccctgaacATCTTCACATTCTGTCAAGTTTCAACCGCAAACCTTGATCTACTTTATCGAGATGGTATGTGATaatccaacacaaagtaattcaGCACTAGATCGAGTCGTGCGGCTACATTTTTGCTGGagaatttaaagtaaaaaaagcaaaggaaacaaattcagcgttttaatttcattttttttttaaagctgtgatTGTAATGAGACTATATTTCTTCCATAGATTTGCATTTAGGCCAAATAAATCTGACCAGAGGAACCACTTCCTCATGTTCGCTTTGCACCC contains these protein-coding regions:
- the LOC124860196 gene encoding BTB/POZ domain-containing protein KCTD12-like → MALPDSGISGEEVIPFPEIIELNVGGQVYITRYSTLTSVPDSLLWEMFSRKSAKGLARDTKGRFFVDRDGFLFRYILDYMRDQQLVLPDHFPERGRLQREAEFFNLPELVKLLAPKISKQNSLGDEGCPSDPEDSSPGIDSARSLGSLGAAAAACASLVPGAMDGKRSGFITIGYRGSYTLGRDSHTDAKFRRVARIMVCGKTSLAKEVFGETLNESRDPDRPPERYTSRYYLKFTFLEQAFDKLADAGFHMVACNSTGTCAFAHEQTDDKIWTSYTEYVFYRE